The following DNA comes from Riemerella anatipestifer ATCC 11845 = DSM 15868.
AAAGTATAATTAAAAACTGAAAAATAAAGATTCTAATTATGAAAAAAAATATTATTGTGGCTTGTTTAGGCTTAATGCTTTTAGCCTCTTGTAATAAAGATAAAGAGATATTAAATACACTTAATGAGTATAACCTTTCTATGGAAGAAAAAGGGTATCATTTCGGTGATGCTATTAAACTTCCAGAAGAGGTTACCAAAAACGCTGAAACAATAAGTATTAGTTTTGGAGATAAGGAAATATCAGACCTTAAGGTTACGCCTGAAGTTTTTAGCCTAGGTGATAACGAGGTATCTTTTGTTATTAAAACTAAAAGTGGAGAAACATTAACTCAAGACGCCACTATCTATGTTTTTGCTAAAAATCCAGAACAAAATTTAAGCTATACTATCGTGAACGAATATCCGCATAGTACCGAAAACTTCGTACAAGGATTTCAGTTAGAGGGTAATACCATTTACGAAAGTGATGGGCAAAATGGCAGTTCTAGAATCTTAAAATATAATTTAGGAAGTGTAACACCTTTGGCGGTAACACCACAGTCTAATGAAATTTTCTCGGAAGGTTCTACGATTGTGGGCGATAAAGTTTATCAACTTACTTGGCAAAACAAGAAAGGGTTTATTTATGATAAGGCTAGTCTAAAACTTTTATCAGAATTCCCTTATCCTGGTGCAATAGGCGAGGGGTGGGGACTTACCTATGATGGTAAAAATCTTATTTTATCAGATGGAACAAAAAATCTCTATTTCTTAAACCCTAATAACCCGTCTGAAATTACTAAACAGATTGCCGTAGCAGGAAACACCCAAGCTTATGACCGACTTAATGAACTAGAGTATCATCAAGGATTTATTTACGCTAATGTATGGCAACAACCGTATATACTGAAAATCAATCCAAACACAGGGGAAGTGGTAGGGAAATTTGATTTTTCGGAGATAGCTAAAAAACATACTGCAGGGGAAGATGATGTCTTAAATGGTATTGCCTTCAAAGGTGAAAATATGCTAGTTACAGGGAAAAATTGGGATAAAATCTACGAGGTTAAGATTAAATAATTTAGTGAAGTGCGAACCCTTGTCTTCGTTATAAGTTTTTGGGTTGCAAACCTTTCTGCACAGGTTCTTATACCTATAGATGAGGAGGTATTAAAATCTGTGCAAGATATTTTTATAGACGATTATGAAAATATCTACCTATATCAGAATAACGATTTTAGCTTTACCAAATATAACACACAAGGGCAAAAGCAAGGACGAATGATGATGGTGTTTCCGTTTAAGGTTCAATCGGTGCAAAATCCTCTTAATATCGTTTTGTTTTCCGAAAATCAGCAGGAAATAAAAATGCTAGACCAAAATCTTAACGAAATTCAAAGTCTTAAGCCTAGCCAGAGTGCTAGCTATATCAGCCATTTGTATATGGAAAATCTACAATTGATGTGGCTGCTTAATCCTATGTCTAAGACCTTGTTACAGTATCATTTCAGAGAAAATAGATTACTTAACTCTTTTGTTTTAGATATAGATTTTAACGATATTAAAGATTTCATCGTAGACAATGGCTTCTTATATTATTTGCAAAATGATTATTTAATAAAAATATCCTTAATCTCAAAAAAGGTTCAAAAAATGGAAGTGTCATTTGCTAGGAAGTTAAGACGAGAAGGAAATTCTATTTTTGTGATTACCAATACTTCTGTAATTGAGTTTCAGGAAGATAAATTAAAAACTGTTTTTTCTGAACCTAAAGCTCAAATTGTGGAAAAAAATAACAATGGATATTTGGCTTTGATAGGAGACAAACTTTATCTTTACGAACTTTTTTAAATCAATAATTTTTTTCAAAAAACAAATCCATGCATATAGCAGTAACAGGAAATATAGGAGCAGGTAAAACCACACTTACCAAGATGTTAGCAAAACATTACGGCTGGGAGGCTCAGTTTGAAGATGTAGATGATAACCCTTATTTAGACGACTTTTATCACGATATGTCTAAATGGTCTTTTGCCTTACAAATATATTTTCTAGGGAGTAGATTTCGTCAAGTTAAAGAGATTAGAGAGAGTGGTAAAAACATTATTCAAGATAGAACCATCTACGAAGACGCTCATATTTTTGCAGAAAACCTAAACGAAATGCAGCTCTTAAGTGATAGAGATTATAAAAACTACACATCGCTTTTTGAGTTGATGAAAACTTTTGTTTCCGCTCCAGATTTACTGATTTATCTAAGAGCCTCTGTACCCAAATTGGTGGGACAAATTGCCAAAAGAGGTAGAGATTATGAAGCAGAAATAAGTATAGACTACCTTTCTAAACTCAATAATAAATATGAAAGTTGGATACAAAACTATAAAGAAGGTAAGCTTTTAATTATAGAGGTTGATGATTTAGACTTCGTAGAAAGACCAGAAGATTTTGGTTCTATATTAGAAAGGATAGACGGTCAGCTTAATGGTTTATTCTAATCACTGATAAATATCATTTTTTATTAGAGGTAAATATTCTACATTTGCCGAGCAGAAATTTAAAATTAAAACAATGAAAAAACTATTTTTAGTAGGTGCTTTAGCACTTTTCGGAGCAATGAATGCTCAAACAGAAAAAGGGTCTTGGGTTGTAGAAGGTAAAACCAATTTAGGATTTAACAGCGTGTCAACTAAGGTAAAATATGATGGAAAGTCTTATGATGATGGTAAAGTTTCCACTTTTAACATTAGTCCTAGTGTTGGATATTTTGTTATGGACAATTTAGCTTTAGGATTGGAATTAAACTTCTTATCTGCTAAAAGTGGAGATGAAACTAATAGTACTTTCTCTCTTTTACCTAACGCTACTTATTATTTTTCTACAGGATCTCAATTTAGACCATACTTAGGAGCTGGAGTTGGTTATGCTAGTACAACTTCTAAATACAATAATCTTTCAGCTACTGTTGACGGTTTAGCTTGGGGGGTTAAAGGTGGTGGAGTTTACATGTTAAATAAAACTGCGGGTATAAACATAGGTTTAGGTTACAACCAATTTAGTACAACTAACAATAATGCAACTACGACTGTTGGTACATTTGGTGTTAATGCAGGTTTCTCATTATTCTTTAAATAATCTAAGATTAAATAGAAGATAGTTGGAGCAGTCGTTTTAGACTGCTCTTTCTTTTACATTCTAAATAATAAATACTTAAGACTAGGAAACAATGATTAAATTTGTTGCTAAGTCTTATGAATAGGAGTAAAATCAGCGATTATAAAATAAAAAAAATAATCAAGTGTTTTTGTAGCGATATTGACGCAACGAAAACGGCGGAAATTTTAGAGTTCAACAGAAACACCATTAACCGATATTTTAGGATTTTTCGGGAAGTGATTTTTGAAAAACAACAAGCAGATTTGAGTTTGTTTTTTGGAGAAGTTGAATTAGATGAAGCCTATTTTGGAGCAAGGAGATTACGAGGGATTAATATGCCACAAAAACTAGGAAGAGGAATTTGGAAACAACCTGTTTTTGGAGTTTTTGAAAGAGAAGGCAGGGTTTATACCGAACTGATTCCAAATGCAAAAAGTGAAACATTAAGAAAAGTTATTCGAGGAAAAGTTTCATTAGAAAGTATTTTGTTTACAGATGGTTGGCGAGGTTATAGTGGACTTTTAGATATGGGATACGAGAAGCATTTCAGGATTGACAAGAGTAAAAATTTCTCAACTCAGAATGGTGTTCACATTAATGGAATAGAAAGTTTTTGGAGTTTCACCAAGCGAAGATTAGCTAAGTTTAATGGGATAAAATCTACCTTTATATTACACTTAAAGGAATGCGAGTGGCGATGGAGAAAGGAAACTAAAGAAATGGAAAAAGAGTTATGGAAATTGATAAAAAAATATGGATAACTTTTTTAACGACTTCGTCTAAAAGTTACCCACATTTTTTTTATTTTTACAACAACAAACAACAGTGTGAAAATTATAAATTTTAAACCTTTGCTAGTCTAGAGCCTAATAAAATAGACTAACTTTAGTCTATTTTTTGTATTTTTGGGGCAAATTGGAATAATGAGAAGATTTATTGGTTTTGTGCTATTTTCTGTGCTATTAGTTAGCTGTGGAACTTCTAAGAAACCCACAACTACAAGCAAAGTTAGTAAAGTTGCATCTAAGACATTATCTTCAGAAAACTCAGGAGTAGTAACTAAAGAGGCAAAAAAAATAATTAAAACAGCCGAAAAATATTTAGGTGTTCCTTATAAGTATGCAGGGAATACTTCATCTGGTTTTGATTGCTCTGGTCTAGTTTCTAAAGTTTTTATAGAGAATAATAAAACCCTTCCTAGGCGTTCAACTGATCAAGCATTAGAAGGTAATAGCATCTCTGTTAAAGAAATTAAAGCAGGGGATTTAGTTTTTTTCGCAACTATGGGAGGTGCTAAAGTCTCTCATGTGGGTATTGTTCATACCATAGAAACTAATGGGGAAATTAAATTTATCCACGCTTCTACTTCCAAAGGAGTTATTATTTCGTCTCTAAACGAAACTTACTGGAACAAATCTTTTTTATTTGCAAAAAGAATACTTTAAATATAAAATACAAATATGTCATTACAACAAACAATAGAAAATCTTTGGGAGAACAGAGGTTTATTACAAAATGAAGAAAATCAAAAAGTAATTAGAGAAGTTATTGCTAAACTAGACAAGGGAGAACTTCGTGTAGCTGAGCCTACGGCTGACGGTTGGCAAGTAAACGAATGGGTGAAAAAGGCGGTAGTAATGTATTTCCCTATTCAAAAAATGGAAACTATCGAAGTAGGACCTTTTGAATTTCATGATAAAATGCCTTTGAAAAGAAACTACGCTGAAAAAGGGGTAAGAGTAGTGCCTCACGCGGTGGCTAGAGAAGGGGCTTATATAGCATCTGGGGTTATTATGATGCCATCTTATGTAAATATTGGGGCGTATGTAGATAGTGGTACTATGGTAGATACTTGGGCTACGGTAGGAAGTTGTGCTCAGATAGGTAAAAATGTACATCTAAGTGGTGGTGTTGGTATTGGTGGTGTTTTAGAGCCATTACAAGCGGCCCCTGTAATCATAGAAGACGATGTCTTTGTTGGGTCTAGATGCATTGTGGTAGAAGGTGTACATGTTGAAAAAGAAGCTGTTTTAGGTGCTAATGTGGTATTAACAAGTTCTACTAAGATTATAGATGTAACAGGAGAACAGCCAATTGAATATAAAGGGAGAGTACCAGCTCGTTCAGTAGTAATTCCAGGAAGTCTTACTAAAAAATTCCCTGCAGGAGAGTATCAAGTACCTTGTGCTTTAATTATCGGTAAGAGAAAAGAATCAACAGATAAGAAAACCTCTCTTAACGATGCTTTAAGAGAGAATAATGTAGCGGTATAGTCTTTATGTCTGTAAAAACAAAATTGCTAAAATGGTTCTATAATCCAAAAGTAATTTTTGGGGTTTATTCCTTGGCGGCTATTTTTTCTGCACTTAGTAAATATTTTCATGGGAAAGAGGCTTATAATAATTATTTGTTATTCAAATATGTATTCTTCCATACAGTAGATAAGAAGAATTTATATGCACAATATCCTGAACTTTACTTTGATAGCAATCATTACGGAATATTTTTTAGTACGATAATAATGCCCTTCGCATTGATGCCAGATGCAATAGGAATGGTTTTATGGAATTTAGCAAATGTATGGCTGCTGATGTACGCATTCGCTAAGCTACCCATATCTACTAATAAAAAAACATTGTTAGCATGGTTGTGTTTACAGGAATATATTACAGCAGCAGTAAGTTTTCAATTTAATGTTGGGCTTACTGCCTTGCTTATGCTATCTGCCATTTATGTTGATAACAAAAAGGAAATACATGCATCTGTAGCTATTTTGACTGGCTTTTTCGTGAAAATTTATGGGATTGCAGGGTTAGCATTTTTCCCCTTTATATCTAATAAAAAGAAGTTTATTTTTTCCTCTTTAGGAATTTTTGTTCTCTTTTTAATTCTGCCTATGCTCCTATCTGATATGCATTTTGGACTTCAGTCTTACCTAGATTGGTATCAGTCTTTAAGTGGAAAAAATCTATCTAATCAGGTTTTAGGAAATAGACAAGATTTTTCTTTAATGGGAATTGTAAGGCGAGTTCTTGGAGACCCTAATATATCAAACTTAGTATTTTTGGTACCTGGAATTATTCTCTTTGCATTGCCGTATATTAGATTTTCACAATATAAAGCCACGGCTTTCAGACTAATGATATTAGCTTCTACACTTTTGTTTATAGTTTTATTTAGTTCAGGTTCAGAATCACCTACTTATATTATTGCGGTTGCTGGAGTTATGATATGGTTTGTAATACAAAAAAATCAAACCTTTACCACAATGGCTCTTATGCTTTTCGTAATGGTACTGACTTGTTTTAGCTTTTCAGATTTATTTCCGAGGTCTATAAAAGAAGATTATGTTATTAAGTATTCTCTAAAAGCATTGCCTTGTTGTTTAGTTTGGTTTAGAATACTTTATGAATTATTGGTAAAAGATTTTGAAAAAGATTACTCATTAACCTAGTATTGTATTTATCTATGAAAACTATTTCTATTGTCATACCAGCACATAATGAGGAGAATAACATTGGACCTATATGTGCAGAGATAAAAAAAGTGATGGAAGATGTACCTGATTATGACTTTGAAATTATCTTTGTAAATGATGGGAGTAGAGATAGCACTCAACGAGTTTTAGAGGAAGTTTCTAAAGAAATAAAAGAAGTTAAATACATTGAATTTTCAAGGAACTTTGGACATCAATGTGCTGTAAAGGCGGGAATGGATTTTGCCAAAGGAAATGCCGTTGTTTCTATGGATGCGGATATGCAGCATCCTCCCAGATTGATTCCCAAAATGATAAAAAAATGGGAAGAAGGCTATGATATAGTTTATACCATAAGAGCTTATCCTAAAGAAATTTCTTTTTTCAAAAAAACAACTTCCAAATGGTTTTATAACTTTTTATCCAAAATATCGGATATTGATTTAACTAAAGGTGGTGGTTCTGATTTCAGATTGATGGACGCTTCCGTTATTGATATTATCCGAAATGTAAAAGAAGAGGATCTTTTTTTAAGAGGGTGGACGAATTGGGTTGGTTTTAAACAAACGGGCGTAAGTTTTGTTGCAGCTGAAAGATTATCGGGAGAAAGCAGCTACAATCTAAAGAAAATGATTAGTTTCGCGTTTACAGGAATAACATCATTTAGTATAAAACCGCTTTATTTGGCGGCTTATTTAGGTTTTTTCTTTTCCATATTGGCGGTATTCATTTATATACCTTATGTGGTGTATGCATTTTGGTCAGATACGGAAATTTCTGGTTGGGCATCTCTAATTATGACAATGGTCTTTTTTGGTGGGGTTCAGCTTATTATTCTTGGAATAATGGGGATTTATCTAGGGAAGATTTTTAAACAAGTTAAAGAACGCCCCAATTATATTATTAGAACAAAAAACTTTTAAACTAAATGGTTCTACTCTCATTTGATATAGAAGAATTTGATATGCCCTTAGAATACCAAGGGGATATCCCTTTTGAGGAACAACTAAAAGTATCTCAAGAGGGACTAAAAAACATACTGGGAATATTAAGAAAACATCAAATAAAAGCGACTTTTTTTTCTACAGTAGTTTTTGCAGAAAATAGTCAGGGTTTAATTCATCAGTTACTATCAGAAGGACACGAACTTGCCTCACACACTTGGTATCATTCAAAATTCAAAGATGTAGATTTAAAAAAATCAAAAGAACATCTTAGTTCCTTATTTAACACACAAGTGGTGGGACTAAGAATGCCTAGAATGCAACCTGTTAAAGAGGAAGAGGTAAGTAAAGCAGGGTATTTATACAACTCTTCTATCAATCCTACCTTTTTGCCAGGAAGATATAACAATTTACATATTTCTAAAACATACTTTAAAGAGGGAAATGTTTGGCAAATACCAGCCTCTGTTTCTTTATTAAGAGTACCTTTGTTTTGGCTTAGTTTTCATAATTTCCCGATATTTATATACCAACTGCTGGCTAATTATGCGTTAAAAAGAGATGGTTATCTTAATATCTATTTCCATCCTTGGGAATTTTCTAATATTAGTAAAAAAAGTTACAAATTACCGTCCTATACTACCAAAAATACAGGTGAATCTATGGTAAGAAGATTTGATAATTTTGTATCTTGGTTAAAGAACAAGGGTGAAACATTTGTAACTTATAAAGAATTTTTAGCTGAAAAAACAAAATAATCATTATGAAAATAGCCTTCGATGCCAAAAGATTTTTTCATAATACCTCAGGTCTAGGGAACTATTCTAGAGATTTGGTAAGAATTTTGGCTTCAGAATTTTCGCAATATCAATACTATCTTTTAGCTGAAAAAAGAAGTGAAAGAGGAAAAGATATTTTAACATTACCCAATGTTACTTTTAAAGAAATATCCAAAGGATTTTTAGCGAGGCAAAGGCAAATGGGAACTGATGCTCAGAATTTAAAAGCCAATATCTTTCACGGACTTTCTGGAGAACTCCCTCTGATATGGAATGATAGAACAATTAAAAAAGTGGTAACTATTCATGATTTAATTTTCTTGCGTTACCCTCAGTTTTATTCTTTCTTTGACAGGAAAATTCATTTTTGGAAATTTAAAAAGGCTGCTCAACAAGCAGATGTTATCATTGCCATTTCGGAACAAACAAAAAGAGACATTATTAAATACCTAAATGTTTCGGAAAGTAAGATAAAAGTGGTTTATCAAGGCTGCCATAAAGCTTTTAAGAACCCACTAAGCTCCAGCGAGCTTACTAAAATTGCTTTAAAATATCAGCTACCAAAGCGTTTTTTACTAAATGTTGGTACCATAGAAGAAAGGAAAAATTTACTCAATGTAATCAAAGCTTTAGATGGTACAAATATCCCTTTAGTGGTAGTGGGACGAAAAACAAAATATCAAAAAGAAATTGATAAAATTCTAGCTCAAACCAAAGTAGAAGTCCGTTTTTTAGAAAATGTATCTATGGAGGAACTGGCAGGGATTTATCAGTTGGCAGATATATTTATTTATCCCAGCCTTTTTGAAGGATTTGGTATTCCTGTTATAGAGGCTTTATATTCAGGCACTCCTGTTATTACGAGTAATATAAGTAGTATGCCCGAAGCTGGTGGTCCAGATTCTACTTATATCAATCCACAGAATATACCAGATATTAAATCCAAAATCCTATTTTTATGGAATAATGAAGCGGAAAGAAAACGCCGTTCAGAAAAAGGATTAGACTATGTGCAGAGGTTTAATGATGAAAATATAGCTGCCGATTTAATGAAAGTCTATAAGGAGGTACTAAGTTAACTACAAGTTAAAATTAAAAAAGAATTTAAAATATTAAGTTCAAATTTGTATTTTTGTGCAAATCGTTACTTAAATAAAAAAACAAAAAATAATGAGAATACTAATCGTTGGAAATGGAGGTAGAGAATCTGCTCTAGCTATGAAACTCAAAGATGATAAAAGAGTTACCCAAATGTATTTTGCTAAAGGCAATGCCACTACACAAGCCTTAGGTAAGACAGCACACGAAACTGATATTAAATACCTAAGAGATTTTGCTATCAAAGAAAAAATAGATTTAACCATTGTAGGTCCAGAAGCTCCACTGGTAGACGGTTTAGTAGACGAATTTAAAAAGTTGGATTTAAAAGTTTTTGGTCCTAACCAAAAGGCAGCTAGCCTAGAAGGAAGTAAAGCATTTTCTAAGAAATTTATGCAGAAACATGGCGTTAAAACGGCTGTTGCAAAAGTTTTTGATGCTTACGAAGAAGCTAAAGAATATCTAAATAACAAAAACTATCCTTTAGTAATCAAGGCAAGTGGTTTGGCTGGAGGCAAAGGTGTAGTTATTTGTGAAGACTATGATGAAGCATTGGCTACCCTTGATGATTTTATGATTAGAAGAATCTACGGAGATGCAGGGATTAGAGTCATTATAGAGGAGTATTTAAGAGGATTTGAAGCTTCTATCATTGCTTTCTCTAATGGCAAAGAACTTTTCCCGTGTATACCAGTGAAAGACTATAAGAAGGTAGGCAACGGAGATAAAGGAGCAAATACAGGAGGAATGGGTAGTGTGGCTCCAAGCCCAGAGTTTACAGAGGCTCACATGGAAGACTTCAAGAAAAATATACTCACCCCAACTATTCAAGGGCTTAAAGCTGATGAACTTGAGTTTAAAGGATTTATCTTCTTTGGTCTGATGGTAACAGCTGATGGTTGCTACTGTTTAGAATACAATATGAGATTAGGTGACCCTGAAACACAGGTGATTATGCCATTATTGGAAAATAATCTTATTGATGTTATTGAAGATTGTTTAGCAGGTAAAGAAGTGGAGCTTAAATTCAAAGACGAAAAAGCCGTATGTTTGGTAATGTGTTCTGGAGGTTATCCTAGAAATATAGAAACAGGGTACGAAATAACAGGCTTAGATAAGGTAGCTCATAGCCAAGTCCTATTTGCAGGGGCTACTAGACAAGGGGAAAGAGTCATTACTAACGGAGGGCGAGTGGTTAATTTTGTAGCCACAGCTCCAACTTATGAGGAAGCACGAAAGAAAGTTTATGCTGATGCTCATACAGTAAATTTTGATTATGCTTTTTATCGTGATGATATTGCTAAATTTTAATCAGATTATAATTATATAACTAAATATTGAAAAGTAATTATGTGAAATTTGTTAATAATTTCCATAGTTACTTTTTGTCTAAATAAACCATCTATGCAAAACGGAATTATTATATTAGACTTCGGTTCTCAGTACAACCAACTGATAGGAAGACGTATTAGAGAAATGGAAGTTTACTCTGAAGTATTGCCTTACAATACACCTATTGAAGTCATATTAGAAAAGAATCCAAAAGGAATTATCTTATCTGGTGGACCTAGCTCTGTAAATGCGGAAAATGCCCATTTAGTAGATAAAGCTTTGTTTGAACAATCAATTCCTGTATTAGGAATCTGTTATGGTATGCAGTTAACGACTCATCTACTGGGAGGTACTGTTAAAAAAGGTATCAAAGGAGAATATGGCAAAGCTGAACTTAAAATACAACAGTCTTCTAAATTATTTCAAGGAGTTTCGGAAGAGTCTATTGTTTGGATGAGCCATTTTGATGAAGTAGAAGAAGTACCAGAAGGTTTTACTATTAACGCTAAAACAGAAGTAATTTCAGCCATTTCTAACGAAGATAAAGATATTTATTGCGTTCAGTTTCACCCAGAGGTTTCTCATACAGAAGAAGGGGTTAAAATGCTAGAAAACTTTGTTTTTAATATTTGTAAGGCAGAGAAAAACTGGAAACTTACTAGCTATATAGACCGTACCATAGAAGAAATTAGACAAAAAGTTGGTAATCAAAAGGTGATATTAGGACTATCTGGAGGTGTAGATTCTTCTGTAGCAGCGGTTTTAATCCATAAAGCGATTGGCTCTCAACTGACTTGTATTTTTGTAGATACAGGTCTTTTAAGAAAAAATGAAGCACAGAAGGTAATGGAGAATTATGGCTCTCATTTCAATCTTAACATTAAGCTGATAGATGCTTCAGAGAGATTTTTATCAAAATTAAAAGGTGTTTCAGACCCTGAACAAAAACGAAAAATCATCGGAAATGAGTTTGTAGCTGTTTTTGATGAAGAATCTCATAAAATAGAAGGTGCTAAGTTTTTAGCTCAAGGAACAATCTATCCCGATGTAATAGAATCTCAATCAGTTAAAGGTCCATCTGCAGTTATAAAATCTCATCATAATGTAGGTGGTTTACCAGAAGATATGGAATTTGAACTTTTAGAACCTTTGAGAGAGCTTTTCAAAGATGAAGTAAGAAAAGTAGGAGAGGAGCTAGGCATTCCACATCATTTGGTTTACAGACATCCGTTTCCGGGACCTGGATTAGGTATTAGAATTTTGGGTGAAGTAGATGCTGAAAAAGCTAAAATATTGCAAGAAGCCGATGATATTTTTATAGAAGAACTTTATAAAAATGATTTATACGATAAGGTGTCTCAAGCGTTTGTGGTATTACTTCCTGTAAAATCGGTAGGAGTTATGGGAGACGAGAGAACTTATGAATACACAGCTGTGGTGCGTTCTGCAAATACAATAGACTTTATGACGGCAACCTTTAGTAAATTTCCTTGGGAGTTCTTAGAAAAGGTATCTAATAGAATCATCAATGAAGTTAAAGGCATCAATAGAGTAGCTTATGATATCTCTAGTAAACCACCTGCAACTATAGAATGGGAGTAAAAGTAAAATTTTTAAAAAGAACGAAATAATATGTTTTTAATTACTACGGAACAGTCATTTACAAAAAATGTTGGCTCTGCTTGGGATAAAACCTATGAGAAATTAGAAGATTGGCAACAGTCCATATTTTCTAATATCCCTAACTTTATTGTAGCAATTTTTGTTTTTACAGTCGCTCTATTTTTATCAAGAATTATTTATAGAGTTGTTGTTAGTCTACTTTACAAAACATCTTTACAAGATTCTGCTAAAAATGTAATTGCCAGAATGGTATCTATAGGAGTTATTATGCTTGGGATTATACTCGTTTTGGTAGTTCTTAACCTTAATGGTGTTTTAAATACGATTCTTGCGGGTGCGGGTGTTATGGGGTTAGCCGTAGGTCTAGCATTACAAGGAACGCTATCCAATACCTTCTCAGGAGTGGTACTTTCTTTAGTGAAAAATATCAGAATTGGCGATTGGGTATCCTCAAATAATTTCTCTGGTCAAATTATGGATATAGACTTTAGAATGACTACGATAAAAGATATAGATAATAATATTGTATTGATACCTAATAAATTAGTGTTAGACTCACCGATAAAAAATGCTTCTTTGACTCCTCAAAGAAGACTTATCTTAACCTGCGGTGTGGGGTATGAGTCTGATTTAGATAAAGTTAAAGAAATTGT
Coding sequences within:
- a CDS encoding glutaminyl-peptide cyclotransferase — its product is MKKNIIVACLGLMLLASCNKDKEILNTLNEYNLSMEEKGYHFGDAIKLPEEVTKNAETISISFGDKEISDLKVTPEVFSLGDNEVSFVIKTKSGETLTQDATIYVFAKNPEQNLSYTIVNEYPHSTENFVQGFQLEGNTIYESDGQNGSSRILKYNLGSVTPLAVTPQSNEIFSEGSTIVGDKVYQLTWQNKKGFIYDKASLKLLSEFPYPGAIGEGWGLTYDGKNLILSDGTKNLYFLNPNNPSEITKQIAVAGNTQAYDRLNELEYHQGFIYANVWQQPYILKINPNTGEVVGKFDFSEIAKKHTAGEDDVLNGIAFKGENMLVTGKNWDKIYEVKIK
- a CDS encoding deoxynucleoside kinase, which translates into the protein MHIAVTGNIGAGKTTLTKMLAKHYGWEAQFEDVDDNPYLDDFYHDMSKWSFALQIYFLGSRFRQVKEIRESGKNIIQDRTIYEDAHIFAENLNEMQLLSDRDYKNYTSLFELMKTFVSAPDLLIYLRASVPKLVGQIAKRGRDYEAEISIDYLSKLNNKYESWIQNYKEGKLLIIEVDDLDFVERPEDFGSILERIDGQLNGLF
- a CDS encoding outer membrane beta-barrel protein; the encoded protein is MKKLFLVGALALFGAMNAQTEKGSWVVEGKTNLGFNSVSTKVKYDGKSYDDGKVSTFNISPSVGYFVMDNLALGLELNFLSAKSGDETNSTFSLLPNATYYFSTGSQFRPYLGAGVGYASTTSKYNNLSATVDGLAWGVKGGGVYMLNKTAGINIGLGYNQFSTTNNNATTTVGTFGVNAGFSLFFK
- a CDS encoding IS1595-like element ISRan1 family transposase, with amino-acid sequence MNRSKISDYKIKKIIKCFCSDIDATKTAEILEFNRNTINRYFRIFREVIFEKQQADLSLFFGEVELDEAYFGARRLRGINMPQKLGRGIWKQPVFGVFEREGRVYTELIPNAKSETLRKVIRGKVSLESILFTDGWRGYSGLLDMGYEKHFRIDKSKNFSTQNGVHINGIESFWSFTKRRLAKFNGIKSTFILHLKECEWRWRKETKEMEKELWKLIKKYG
- a CDS encoding C40 family peptidase, producing MRRFIGFVLFSVLLVSCGTSKKPTTTSKVSKVASKTLSSENSGVVTKEAKKIIKTAEKYLGVPYKYAGNTSSGFDCSGLVSKVFIENNKTLPRRSTDQALEGNSISVKEIKAGDLVFFATMGGAKVSHVGIVHTIETNGEIKFIHASTSKGVIISSLNETYWNKSFLFAKRIL
- a CDS encoding 2,3,4,5-tetrahydropyridine-2,6-dicarboxylate N-succinyltransferase, which gives rise to MSLQQTIENLWENRGLLQNEENQKVIREVIAKLDKGELRVAEPTADGWQVNEWVKKAVVMYFPIQKMETIEVGPFEFHDKMPLKRNYAEKGVRVVPHAVAREGAYIASGVIMMPSYVNIGAYVDSGTMVDTWATVGSCAQIGKNVHLSGGVGIGGVLEPLQAAPVIIEDDVFVGSRCIVVEGVHVEKEAVLGANVVLTSSTKIIDVTGEQPIEYKGRVPARSVVIPGSLTKKFPAGEYQVPCALIIGKRKESTDKKTSLNDALRENNVAV
- a CDS encoding glycosyltransferase family 87 protein, which gives rise to MSVKTKLLKWFYNPKVIFGVYSLAAIFSALSKYFHGKEAYNNYLLFKYVFFHTVDKKNLYAQYPELYFDSNHYGIFFSTIIMPFALMPDAIGMVLWNLANVWLLMYAFAKLPISTNKKTLLAWLCLQEYITAAVSFQFNVGLTALLMLSAIYVDNKKEIHASVAILTGFFVKIYGIAGLAFFPFISNKKKFIFSSLGIFVLFLILPMLLSDMHFGLQSYLDWYQSLSGKNLSNQVLGNRQDFSLMGIVRRVLGDPNISNLVFLVPGIILFALPYIRFSQYKATAFRLMILASTLLFIVLFSSGSESPTYIIAVAGVMIWFVIQKNQTFTTMALMLFVMVLTCFSFSDLFPRSIKEDYVIKYSLKALPCCLVWFRILYELLVKDFEKDYSLT
- a CDS encoding glycosyltransferase — translated: MKTISIVIPAHNEENNIGPICAEIKKVMEDVPDYDFEIIFVNDGSRDSTQRVLEEVSKEIKEVKYIEFSRNFGHQCAVKAGMDFAKGNAVVSMDADMQHPPRLIPKMIKKWEEGYDIVYTIRAYPKEISFFKKTTSKWFYNFLSKISDIDLTKGGGSDFRLMDASVIDIIRNVKEEDLFLRGWTNWVGFKQTGVSFVAAERLSGESSYNLKKMISFAFTGITSFSIKPLYLAAYLGFFFSILAVFIYIPYVVYAFWSDTEISGWASLIMTMVFFGGVQLIILGIMGIYLGKIFKQVKERPNYIIRTKNF
- a CDS encoding polysaccharide deacetylase family protein; translation: MVLLSFDIEEFDMPLEYQGDIPFEEQLKVSQEGLKNILGILRKHQIKATFFSTVVFAENSQGLIHQLLSEGHELASHTWYHSKFKDVDLKKSKEHLSSLFNTQVVGLRMPRMQPVKEEEVSKAGYLYNSSINPTFLPGRYNNLHISKTYFKEGNVWQIPASVSLLRVPLFWLSFHNFPIFIYQLLANYALKRDGYLNIYFHPWEFSNISKKSYKLPSYTTKNTGESMVRRFDNFVSWLKNKGETFVTYKEFLAEKTK